A part of Candidatus Electrothrix aestuarii genomic DNA contains:
- a CDS encoding S1C family serine protease produces MKSKKQEKTARQAATDPLPKELPWSNIGQYIQLLGLLLFFGVVGSSYMKKEGLGPYASAQTVDEGKPPEINVQFPPATGEKGARTALALAEAIRPSLVSVRTLWGKGTGFFLQGNFILTCKRYIEPDRDLLPALQRKIAKNTKLLAFEGEKLTSYQARLKKMRKGDERDKLKLLISERKKYLADFRFRQEQDEQRLVQQKQAQEQPEMHIMLADGSEHTAILVHMSSRYDLALLRLASLQKDTILASPPPSTAFSAVLKLGELLVLPSSSPTEKITIHSFAGYRRIGVQNQMYLQLNAVIPQEKSGAPVLDATGFVRGVVISAVGQEEGAGFAVPIEKVLEEFAAVLQESTEGTE; encoded by the coding sequence TTGAAAAGTAAAAAACAGGAAAAGACAGCCAGGCAGGCTGCGACAGATCCTTTGCCCAAGGAGTTACCCTGGTCGAATATTGGGCAGTATATTCAATTGCTCGGTCTTCTCCTTTTTTTTGGGGTTGTGGGCTCCTCTTATATGAAAAAGGAGGGCTTGGGGCCCTATGCATCAGCTCAGACAGTTGATGAGGGAAAACCTCCAGAAATAAATGTGCAATTCCCTCCTGCTACAGGAGAAAAAGGTGCAAGAACTGCTTTAGCTCTTGCGGAAGCTATTCGTCCGTCCCTCGTTTCCGTCAGGACGCTGTGGGGCAAGGGCACAGGTTTTTTTTTGCAGGGAAATTTTATACTCACCTGCAAGCGCTACATTGAACCTGATCGGGATCTATTACCAGCCTTGCAGAGAAAAATTGCAAAAAACACGAAGCTCTTAGCTTTTGAGGGGGAAAAGCTTACCAGTTATCAAGCCCGCTTGAAAAAAATGAGGAAAGGGGATGAGCGAGACAAGCTGAAACTTTTGATCAGCGAACGAAAAAAATATCTTGCTGATTTCAGGTTCCGTCAGGAACAGGATGAACAGCGTTTGGTGCAGCAGAAACAAGCGCAGGAACAGCCGGAGATGCATATTATGCTGGCTGATGGTTCTGAACATACCGCTATCTTAGTACACATGAGTTCTCGCTATGACCTTGCCCTGCTCCGTCTTGCTTCGCTCCAAAAGGATACTATTCTGGCAAGTCCTCCACCATCTACTGCTTTTTCTGCTGTTTTAAAATTAGGTGAATTGCTTGTTCTTCCCAGCAGTTCTCCTACGGAAAAAATAACGATACATTCTTTTGCAGGGTATCGGCGGATTGGTGTGCAGAATCAGATGTATCTTCAGCTTAATGCCGTTATTCCACAGGAGAAGAGCGGAGCACCTGTGCTGGATGCAACCGGGTTTGTCCGTGGCGTTGTAATAAGTGCGGTGGGACAGGAAGAAGGTGCAGGTTTTGCTGTTCCCATTGAAAAGGTGCTTGAGGAATTTGCCGCTGTCCTTCAGGAGAGCACAGAAGGTACTGAATAA
- a CDS encoding flotillin family protein, giving the protein METIFDFLVVAVIVLFCVLGLALILAKLYKKSTKEIAFVRTGFGGERVILNGGALVLPIFQDVIPVNMNTLRLEVQRRDNEALITKDRMRVDVAVEFYVRVKALKESIANAAQTLGYKTMEPQQLKELVEGKFVDALRAVAAEMSMKELHEMRVDFVNKVQQSVSEDLLKNGLELESVSLTGLDQTSKDHFNPDNAFDAEGLTRLTQEIEARRKTRNEIELDTKIAIENKNLEAEKQSLEIARESEYARMQQEREVEIRRAGQTTEIAQEKASKQKEAQQAAIEAKKQIDISRISAERETEQQTIEKERLLQEKEIEKRKSLEIAEQDKAIAIAEKSKAQSVAQAEADKARSAAVREEEHVVTVRETERAERVKAVELVEAKKQAERDAIAIEVAAEAQKNAAKDKAEAVRTIAAAEAEKEQIKAKGEAEAAILKAEAAEKRYAVDAAGERALNEARNLLSAEQIQMQIKQALIEQLPEIIRESVKPMEQIDGIKIIQVDGLNAGQGGSSTSAGEGGSGSLADQVVNSALRYRGQAPLLDSLLAEIGLKGSDINGLQDLNKGDHQHKIEPEE; this is encoded by the coding sequence ATGGAGACAATTTTCGACTTTTTGGTCGTGGCTGTAATCGTGCTGTTCTGCGTGCTCGGTCTGGCCCTCATCCTTGCCAAGCTCTATAAAAAGTCTACCAAAGAAATAGCCTTTGTTCGTACCGGTTTTGGGGGAGAACGGGTGATCTTGAATGGTGGGGCCTTGGTCCTGCCAATTTTTCAGGACGTCATTCCGGTGAATATGAACACCCTGCGTTTGGAAGTGCAGCGGCGAGATAACGAGGCCCTAATCACCAAGGATAGGATGCGGGTGGATGTGGCTGTGGAATTTTATGTCAGGGTAAAGGCATTAAAGGAGTCCATTGCCAATGCTGCCCAGACCTTAGGGTATAAGACTATGGAACCTCAGCAGCTCAAAGAGCTGGTTGAAGGTAAATTTGTTGATGCTCTGCGGGCAGTGGCTGCTGAGATGTCCATGAAAGAACTTCATGAGATGCGGGTCGACTTTGTTAATAAGGTTCAGCAATCAGTAAGTGAGGATCTGCTGAAAAACGGGCTGGAATTGGAGTCTGTTTCTTTGACTGGCCTGGATCAGACCAGTAAGGATCATTTTAACCCGGATAATGCCTTTGACGCAGAGGGGCTCACCCGCTTGACCCAGGAGATTGAAGCACGGCGTAAGACCCGTAACGAGATTGAGCTGGATACCAAGATCGCTATTGAGAATAAAAATCTGGAGGCGGAAAAGCAGAGCCTGGAAATCGCCAGAGAGTCAGAATATGCCCGAATGCAGCAGGAGCGGGAGGTTGAGATTCGTCGTGCTGGCCAGACTACAGAGATTGCCCAGGAAAAGGCTTCCAAGCAGAAGGAAGCCCAGCAGGCTGCTATTGAAGCGAAAAAGCAGATTGATATTTCCAGGATCAGTGCAGAGCGAGAAACCGAGCAGCAGACTATTGAAAAGGAACGCCTGTTGCAGGAAAAGGAGATTGAAAAGAGAAAGTCTCTTGAGATTGCCGAGCAGGATAAGGCCATTGCCATTGCTGAAAAATCCAAGGCCCAGTCTGTAGCCCAGGCAGAAGCCGATAAAGCCCGTTCAGCTGCAGTTCGGGAGGAAGAGCATGTTGTCACAGTCCGGGAAACCGAACGGGCAGAACGTGTGAAAGCCGTGGAGCTGGTTGAGGCTAAGAAACAGGCTGAACGCGATGCCATAGCCATTGAGGTTGCTGCGGAAGCTCAGAAGAATGCTGCGAAAGATAAGGCGGAGGCTGTGCGCACCATTGCGGCGGCTGAGGCGGAAAAAGAACAGATTAAGGCCAAGGGTGAGGCGGAAGCTGCGATACTCAAGGCTGAAGCTGCTGAGAAACGCTACGCCGTTGATGCTGCTGGTGAGCGAGCACTGAACGAGGCCCGTAATCTCCTGTCAGCAGAACAGATTCAGATGCAGATTAAACAGGCTTTGATTGAGCAGCTGCCCGAAATCATTCGGGAGAGTGTTAAGCCAATGGAGCAAATCGACGGGATTAAGATTATCCAGGTGGATGGCCTGAATGCTGGTCAGGGCGGTAGTAGCACTTCCGCAGGGGAGGGCGGATCAGGCAGCCTGGCAGACCAGGTGGTGAACTCAGCCCTCCGTTACCGTGGACAGGCCCCGTTGCTTGATTCTTTGCTTGCTGAAATAGGGCTTAAGGGGAGTGACATTAACGGATTGCAAGATCTAAACAAGGGTGATCATCAGCACAAGATAGAGCCTGAAGAGTAA
- a CDS encoding VanZ family protein: MSVYREVKTKICSIAGQKRRIFLKSLLFFLRRHWLSCSIGTLASITFLSLWPIDTLPSAPGSDKLHHLLAYATLAFPVALRRPKRWLGIIALFIVYSGLIELIQPLVSRYAEWLDLAANTTGLLCGVCLTEIVLWWEKRYMGTELPPSI, translated from the coding sequence ATGTCAGTTTATAGGGAAGTTAAAACAAAAATTTGCTCAATAGCAGGGCAAAAAAGGAGAATTTTTTTGAAGAGCTTACTATTTTTTTTACGAAGGCACTGGTTGAGCTGCTCAATAGGCACTCTCGCATCTATAACCTTTCTCTCGCTTTGGCCAATAGATACTTTACCGTCAGCACCAGGTAGCGATAAACTGCACCATCTCCTCGCTTATGCAACGCTTGCCTTTCCCGTAGCCCTGCGCAGACCAAAACGATGGTTAGGTATTATTGCATTGTTTATCGTGTACAGCGGACTTATTGAGCTGATACAACCGCTTGTTTCGCGTTATGCAGAATGGCTGGATTTGGCAGCAAACACCACGGGTTTACTCTGTGGCGTTTGTCTAACCGAAATAGTACTATGGTGGGAAAAAAGATACATGGGGACAGAACTGCCCCCAAGCATATAG
- a CDS encoding UbiA-like polyprenyltransferase, translating into MPYPDSDSPIMLKKIHILLEMIKFKHSVFALPFALMGAFLAARGIPSLWVFFWVIIAMVGARTAAMTFNRIADHRFDAANPRTEKRAIPAGEVSLKESWLMVGAGSALFFLASWMLNSLALTLSPFALGLTLFYSLTKRFTWLCHVLLGIALAVAPLGGWVATTGSLVGYPWVLSLGVLFWVTGFDIIYASQDAEFDRKSGLYSMPASLGRKNAFRLAITFHVLAFVLFTLTGYFQGLNIIYYIGIALTGSALFYQHLIVNPRDLSRIQMSFFSMNGFISLTLFIATCISLLITK; encoded by the coding sequence ATGCCATACCCCGACAGCGATTCACCAATCATGTTGAAAAAGATACACATTCTGCTTGAAATGATTAAATTCAAGCACTCGGTTTTTGCCTTACCCTTTGCCCTGATGGGGGCCTTTCTTGCCGCCCGGGGTATTCCCTCGCTCTGGGTCTTTTTCTGGGTGATCATCGCCATGGTCGGTGCCCGCACAGCAGCCATGACCTTTAACCGCATTGCGGATCATCGTTTTGATGCGGCCAATCCTCGCACCGAGAAACGAGCCATTCCTGCGGGTGAGGTTTCACTCAAGGAATCCTGGCTCATGGTCGGGGCGGGATCGGCTCTGTTTTTCCTGGCCAGTTGGATGCTCAATTCCCTGGCACTGACCCTTTCCCCTTTTGCCCTGGGCCTGACTCTTTTCTATTCCTTGACCAAGCGTTTTACTTGGCTTTGTCATGTTCTCCTCGGTATAGCTTTGGCAGTTGCCCCCTTGGGTGGCTGGGTGGCAACCACGGGGAGTCTGGTCGGCTATCCCTGGGTGCTGTCCTTAGGCGTGCTGTTCTGGGTGACCGGCTTTGATATTATCTATGCATCCCAGGATGCAGAGTTTGACCGTAAGTCCGGGCTCTATTCCATGCCAGCTTCCTTAGGCAGAAAAAACGCCTTTCGCCTGGCAATCACCTTTCATGTTTTGGCCTTTGTGCTTTTTACCCTGACCGGTTATTTTCAAGGCTTGAATATCATCTATTATATCGGCATAGCCCTGACAGGAAGTGCCTTGTTTTATCAGCACCTTATCGTTAACCCGAGAGATCTCTCAAGGATTCAGATGTCCTTTTTCTCCATGAACGGATTCATCTCCCTGACGCTTTTTATCGCTACCTGTATTTCCTTGCTGATAACGAAGTGA
- a CDS encoding FAD-dependent oxidoreductase gives MSKKVIIVGGVAAGPKAACHLKRAQPGWDVTVVDQDSMISYGGCGIPYYVGGDVSDEAELRSTSFHMVRDESFFANAKGVEVLTRTKALAIDRQNKKLQVKNLDSGEEQALPYDKLMLATGATPFVLPIPGADLDGVFTISDLHKAIEIKKRIAGGKVGKVVVIGGGAIGLEMAESFADLWGLEASLVEFMPQLLPKLIDTDFATMLQRHLEEMNVAVYTGEGATEIVGDSEGKVVAVKTPQRTLEADLVVMAAGVRPRSDLAKEAGLAVEPWGGITVNNRLQTSDPDIYAAGDCIAVKHLVTGKQTFTPMGSLANREGRVAADNMAGNAASFEGVVGSFIMKAFDRCIAATGITYEAAVAEGFDADYSLTAPDDRAHFFPNSASVVLQLVFDKRTRRVLGLQAFGMMNDSISARIDAAAVMISKGATIEDFMMAEMAYAPPFSAAIDSLNAAAFVADNICAGRMRSVSMDRFYTWMADFSTEPDWVVLDVRHPKEAEPFVEKFGADKWIAIAYDKVNRQHEELPTDKTLIIFCGSGNRAYEVQVFLDHLGLKNSLVLGGGMKVIRWMGADWLP, from the coding sequence ATGAGCAAAAAAGTAATTATTGTCGGCGGGGTTGCTGCCGGTCCCAAGGCTGCCTGTCATCTAAAAAGGGCTCAACCGGGCTGGGATGTCACTGTGGTGGATCAGGACAGCATGATATCCTACGGTGGTTGCGGTATTCCTTATTATGTGGGAGGTGATGTCTCGGATGAGGCAGAGCTACGTTCTACCAGCTTTCACATGGTCCGTGACGAGTCTTTTTTTGCCAATGCCAAGGGTGTTGAGGTGCTTACCCGAACCAAGGCTCTGGCAATCGACCGCCAGAACAAAAAGCTCCAGGTCAAGAACCTGGACAGCGGCGAGGAGCAGGCACTCCCCTATGACAAGCTCATGCTGGCTACCGGTGCTACCCCCTTTGTCCTGCCCATCCCTGGGGCGGATCTGGACGGCGTTTTCACCATTTCCGACCTGCATAAGGCTATCGAAATTAAGAAAAGGATTGCTGGCGGGAAAGTAGGCAAGGTTGTGGTTATCGGCGGTGGCGCTATTGGTCTCGAGATGGCTGAGTCCTTTGCTGACCTCTGGGGCCTGGAGGCTAGTCTGGTCGAATTTATGCCCCAGCTCCTCCCCAAACTGATAGACACCGACTTTGCCACCATGCTGCAACGGCATCTTGAAGAAATGAACGTGGCAGTCTACACAGGTGAAGGCGCAACCGAGATCGTCGGGGATAGCGAGGGCAAAGTCGTGGCCGTGAAAACACCCCAACGCACCCTGGAAGCTGATTTGGTGGTCATGGCAGCAGGTGTCCGCCCGCGCAGTGACTTGGCCAAAGAGGCAGGCTTAGCTGTGGAGCCCTGGGGCGGCATCACGGTGAATAACAGGTTACAGACTTCTGATCCAGATATCTACGCAGCGGGTGACTGTATTGCGGTTAAACACCTGGTGACTGGCAAGCAGACCTTTACTCCTATGGGCTCTCTGGCTAACCGGGAAGGCAGGGTCGCTGCTGATAATATGGCGGGCAATGCTGCTTCCTTTGAGGGCGTGGTGGGCTCTTTTATCATGAAGGCCTTTGACCGCTGCATTGCTGCCACCGGTATCACCTACGAGGCTGCGGTGGCTGAGGGCTTTGACGCGGATTACTCCTTGACCGCCCCGGATGATCGGGCCCATTTCTTTCCAAACAGCGCCTCCGTGGTCCTGCAACTGGTCTTTGACAAACGCACTCGCCGGGTTCTGGGGCTCCAGGCTTTCGGCATGATGAATGACTCTATCTCGGCCCGGATTGACGCAGCAGCGGTGATGATCAGCAAGGGCGCTACTATTGAGGACTTCATGATGGCGGAAATGGCCTATGCGCCGCCTTTCTCAGCAGCTATTGATTCCCTGAATGCTGCCGCCTTTGTGGCAGATAACATCTGCGCTGGTCGGATGCGCTCGGTCAGTATGGACCGGTTTTATACCTGGATGGCTGACTTTTCTACAGAACCGGATTGGGTTGTCCTGGATGTCCGTCATCCTAAGGAAGCAGAACCCTTTGTGGAAAAATTCGGGGCAGATAAATGGATTGCCATAGCCTATGACAAGGTGAACAGGCAGCATGAGGAGCTTCCGACTGACAAGACCCTGATCATCTTTTGCGGCTCAGGAAATCGCGCCTATGAAGTACAGGTATTTTTGGACCATCTGGGACTGAAAAACAGCCTTGTGCTTGGAGGCGGCATGAAGGTCATTCGTTGGATGGGTGCGGACTGGTTGCCGTAA